TGGCGTTATTTTATTTTTGCCAATATTGGCGCCTAATGGTGTGGCAAAAGGGTAGAGGCGTTTTATTCTATTGGCCACTTTAATCATACCCTCGTTATTGAAACCCATGGCATTTTGAATACTTTCAGCTTCAGGATAGCGAAACATTCTAGGTTTTTTATTGCCACTTTGTGCGACGGGTGTTATGGTGCCAAATTCAATATGTCCAAATCCAAGTGCGGTGAGCATACGAATCATCGTGGCATTTTTATCAAATCCAGCGGCCAAACCGATGGGGTTCAAAAAGGTGACGCCCCATATTTCTTGTTCAAGTTCCTTATTGGTGATGAAATATCGTTGTGCCAAGAACGATGTTACAACATGACAATAGTTTGAAAAAAATCTCATGACACATGCGGCAATGTCGTGTGCATGTTCTGGGCTGAGCAAAAAAAAGATTTTTTTCAACGTCTCATATTTAAACATCAAGTCTTTCCTTTTAAGGTGTCAAATTTATAAAGATTTTATTATACTAAAAAAAATCTAAAAAGATGTTGATTGACCTTAGCTTTGCATCCCTTTTAGCTTTAAATATTCACGGCACGTTTGAAGGAGTTCTTGATCGTTTCCTATGGCCTCTACTTTACCATGTTTTAAAACAACAATTTTATCTGCTTTTTGTATGGTGCTGAGTCGGTGTGCGATGACAAATGTGATTTTGTCTTGGATGATATTTTCAATGGCTTCACCGATTTTTTGTTCGCTTTTTGAATCTAGTGCGCTGGTGGCTTCATCTAAGATAAGGATTTTTGGATTTTTGTAAATAGCGCGTGCGATGGCGATTCGTTGGCGTTGTCCTCCTGATAGATTGGTCCCAAATTCATCTAATTGAGTGTGGATTCCCTCTGGTAAACTTTCGATAAACTCATAAGCATTGGCTTTTTTCAGTGCACTGATGATGCGCGTTTCATCGATACTCTTTCCATAAGCAACATTAGCACTGACTGTATCATTGAAAATATAAACCCGTTGCGTCACAATGGCAATCGCATCGCGTAATTCTTTGAGGGTAAAATCTCGAATGTCGATGCCATTGATATTGATAGAACCTTTTGTTGTATCAAAGAATCGAACGAGTAGATTGACTAAGGAAGTTTTGCCACCACCACTATCTCCGACAATTGCGATAAATTCACCTTGTTTAGCACTGAGATTGACCCCATTGAGCGCCACTTTGTCGTCATATTTTAAAACGACATTATTGAAATCTATTGAATGAATACGCTCTGGCATCAGCACCTTTCCCCCTTTTATGGAGGCTTCTTGATCAAGTAAAAAGAAGATTCTCTCACTGGCTGCGACGGCATCTTGCATTTTGTTATAAAGGCCTGAAATTCTTTTGATTGGAGTATAGAGCATAAAAAGAGCGGTTAAGAATGAAAAAAAGCTTCCGACGCTCATGCCCCCTTCAATGACCTCTTTTCCCCCAATAATGATGACAATCGTCACTCCAATAGAGCCTAATGTCTCCATAGTCGGGCTGATGAGTGCTGAGATTTTGACACTTTTCATGGTCAGATGGAAGTAGCGTTTATTCTCCTCTTGAAAGTGTCGATGCTCATAAGGTTCTGCTGAATTGGCTTTGATGATTTCAATATTGTTAAAGATTTCACTTAATTTTGCCGTAATATCTGAAATTTTCTCTTGAGACATTTTTGATATTTTTTTCATTCTTTTCGCGAGTTTGCTGAGTGGATAAATCGCTAAAGGCATGATAACAAGGGAGTAAAAAGCTAGCTCTTGACTTTGGTAGATGACGATGCCTGCCAAGCCTAAAATTGTAAAAAATTCTCTAAAAAAATCAGGCACCAAATTGGAAACGACCAATTTGATTCGTTCGACATCATTGGTATTCCTACTAATCAGCTCACCGGAGCGGTATTTGTGGAAAAAATAGATATCCAAAGCCAGAATATTTTCTAGCAATCGATCTCGAAATCTTCTGACGATATCTTGACCAATATATTCTGTGAAATAGGTTTGCATATATCGTCCGCCTTCTTTTAGGGCATAGACTAAAATGATAGCATAAGGAATGAGATGTAGCATTCCTTCATCTTTAGCGATAAAAATCTTATCTAAAAGTGGTTTGACCAAATATGCAGTAGCCGAGGTTCCCGCTGACGTGAGAATCATCCCGAGAAACGCTAATGCAAAATAGGGAATATAATCTTTGAAATAAGGGGTAAATCGTTTGAGAATGTATTTGGGATTATTGTTCATCGATTTTTTCCCATTGTGTGGTATTGGCCGTATCCATCAGCTGTATTTTCATCTCTTTTAGTGTGGCTCTAATGGCATCTGCTTGTGCATAGTCTTTGTTTTTTTTGGCTTGAAGACGTGCTTCAACCAAGGTATTGATTTTGTTTTTTTCCTCTTCTGTGATGCCAAGTTGAAAATATTCATAAGGGTCCTTGTATCCAATCCCCAACAGCGTGTCTAGATATTCAATATCTGCACTAATGGTCTGTTTTAAGCCCTTGTTCTTTGGTTCTGCATCAAGTTTTTCATTGGAGAGTGAGACCATCTCATCAATCGCAGCCAAGGCTACGGAGATATTCAAATCATCACTAAGTGCCTCTAAAAGAGCGGTTTTAAAGGGTACTGAAACACTAGAGGCTTTGATGCCATAGATGCGTTTTTTAAGGCGATAGATTTTATCCAATCGCTTTTTGGTTTGTAGTAAATCTTCTTCTGAAAAATTAAAATTAGCACGATAATGGGTCGCTAAGAGATAAAACCTCAAAATCTCACCATCATAAGCGCGCAGGGCATCTTTGAGAAAAAAGCTATTGCCCAAAGATTTGCTCATCTTCTCACCGTTGATGGTGACAAAGCCATTGTGCATCCAATATTTGCTGAGTTCTTGACCACTTTTGCAGCGTGTTTGGGCCGCTTCATTCTCATGATGAGGGAAGAGAAGATCCGCTCCTCCTGCATGGATATCAATTTGATAATGGCCGTGAGGATTAGCAAGATGTTTTTCAATCATACAAGAGCACTCGATGTGCCATCCGGGGCGTCCTGCTCCAAAACTAGCAGAGTAGGTGGGTTCGCCTTCTTTTGAAAATTTCCATAATGCAAAATCTTTTTGATTTTTTTTGTCATCATTGGTTTTGACTCGTGATTGCATGTTTGTCTCTTCTAATACCATGTGGGAAAGAGTGAGATATTGGTTGTCTTTTGATGTGTCAAAATAGATACCATCATCTAAAGTATAAGCTATTTTCTTTTCTAATAATACTTCTATAAAGGCGATGATTTCCTGGAGGGTTTGCGTCGCTTTTGGCTCAATATCAGCATCCAAAACACCCAATTCATGCATCTCATTTTTATAACTTTGTATGTAAGCATGCGTAATGGTTTCTAAACTTTTCCCGCTGGTATTCATCTTGTTGATAATCTTATCATCAATATCCGTAAAGTTTTTGACAAAGGTGACATCATAACCCAGAGCGCTTAGCGTGCGTCTGAGGAGATCAAATGCCACAGAACTTCGTGCATGCCCAAGATGCGCGTCATCATACACCGTAGGACCACAAACATAAATCTTGGCAACATTTGGGGTTATGGGTTCAAAAAGAACCTTTTTTCTAAGAACAGAATCATAAATATACATCGATTATTTCCTTGAATTTTAGCAAAACAACAATTTCTACGGCAATCACCGCAAATAGTAGTATGGTTTTTTTGAATGAGATTATATCCAAAAATAGATTGAAGCCAAATGCTTTGATTGTAAAGAAGAGTAAAACAAAGCCAGAAACAGAACTTGCAAGCGCCAATCCCTCGACTCCAAGCGGTGCAATCAGTGCCAAAGATAAGATGACATTGGTCACCAGTGAATAGATAGAAATCTTCGCTGCAATGTTTTGTTGATTTTGTGAATAGAGCCAAAGTGAGAAGATTTTTGAGAGTCCAAATGGTAATAATCCTATGAGATACATACTCAAAACTCTAGAGGTATGGTACGCATTTGTAGCGTTAAATGAGCCTCTTTGAAACAATAGCTTGACGATTTCATCACTTAAGATGAGCCCTACGACCATCGAGAGACACAAGATGAAAGTCAAAAACCAAAACGATTGCCCCATCAATCTGAGTGCTTTATCATGATGGTCACTTTTTAACATGCGTGCGATTTTGGGAAAAATTCCCACGCTCAGAGCGATGGCAAAAAGAGCCAGAGGCAATTGAAAAACGCGATTACCATAATACAGATAACTGATGCTACCACTTGCTAAGAAACTCGCCAGCCACGTATCCAAAAAAGCTGAGACTTGCGCGGTGGAATTACCAACAATGGCATGATAAAATGCTTTGAAAAATGTCTCAGTTTGTTTGTCTTTTTTATCAGAGCGCGTGTAACGATATCCGACATAAAAGATTTTTAATAAGCCTTTTTTATATAAGGCAATGAGATGGGCTATGACTTGTAAAATCCCTCCTATTAATACCGCATAACTCATGGCATAAACAATCTCAACTTTGGTTAAATCTCGACTGAGTAACAAGGCTGTAATCAGTGCGATATTTAACAAAGCCGTAGAGAACGCTGTCGTGGCAAAATGATTTTTGTATTGAAGCAATGAAGCAAAGAATGAAACGCAAAAGATAAGAGGAAGATAGTAGAAATTAATCGCTACAAAAGTAGAGGCTAATTCGATATCTTTTTCATCAAAACCTATGGCAATCACTTTGGTAAAAAAATTATTAAATACGCTTACAAGAAGAGATAATAAAATCAAAAAAAGAAAGAATTTTATAAAAATTCGATACGTAAAAAGCGATTTGATGCGAGATTTTGTAAAATTAGGGATAAAACTCTGCGCAAAGGCACCTTCAGCAAAAATACGTCGAAAAAGGTTGGGCAGTTTAAAAGCCACAAAAAAGATATCACTGTATAAATTTGCACCCAAAATGGATGCGGTAAGTAAATCTCTTATAAAACCGAAAATTCTAGAGATTAAAATGCCGATACTATTTGTAAAAAATGATTTTAAGAACATTTTGAATTTTAACAGATTGTGCGTTAAATAGAGCTTTTATTTAAATCATTGTATAATAATGATAATTTGTGTCTAAAATTTGATTAAAAGGATATATTTTGGGTTTATTTGGTTCATCTCATAAAAATACAAAAGAGACAGACACTCATGAAAAAGAAGATGAATTTAAGTCTGTTATTATCGATACAGAACATGTCGTAGATGAGCTCAAAAACCTCTCAGCTGTCTATAACATTAGCCCTCGAGATTTAAGTTTTAAGATACTGAAAATCCTCACTTCCTATAAAATAGAAAAAAATGAAGACTACAAAGAAGTTACCGGCGAAGATTTTGAAATATTTCATGATAATGATTTTCTTCTCAATCCCGAATTAAAAATCAAGCAACATTTTAAAGTAGAAATTTTTAAAAAGCCTAAAAAAGAGTTGCACGCCTTGCCTGAGATTGTTTTAGGTGGCAATAAATCTTTGACGAAAATTATTGCAACAGCGAAACAGAATTTTGAAATCCGTTATTATGAAGGATTAGAAGAAAAAATCATAGAAGATATTAATATCAAAAAAATTCGCTCCAATATACTGGTAGGAATCCGAGACGAAGCGATGCATCGAGAAGTCAAAAAGCTGGTGGCTATGATTCGTGTCAAAAATCTCTTAGAAAATGACTTTGTTTTTGTTGTCTGCCAAGGAGTAGAAAAAGTAGATTCTATTGATGATAAATTGCTCTTTCATTATAAAAATAAATTGAAACCAAAAGATGGCAATGACCGAGTGGATTATGCAAGGCGAGGGTATGTCTTAGCTGTATCTTCAGGTGAGCCGATTATCGAATACGTCAAAGCGCAAAATGGCACACCAGGACGAAATTGTCAGGGAAAATTTCTCAGCGTCACGGAGGCTACATCTCAATATGATGGCAATCTTAATATTAGTGAAAACATCACCAAAAAAGAAGATGATAATAAAATCTTGTATGTCGCCAACCAAAGCGGTTATGTCAATATCGATAATGGTGTTTATGATATCAAAGATAATATGGAAATAGAATCCGTTGATTTTAAATCTACCGGTTCTATTGAGACGGATATTAATTCTAATGTCACCATCAATATTAAAGAGAGTGATGCGCTCAAAGATGCGATAGGCCCGGGGATGAGTGTGGAGACTTCAGAATTAAATATTGAAGGAAACATCGGCAGTGGTGCGACGGTCAAAACCAAAAAATTGGTCGTCAAAGGACAAACTCACAAAACGTCAAAATTAGAATCAGAATTTGCCAATATTGCGGTACACAGAGGCGAAGTGAGTGGTCGAGAGATTGAGATTGAACGACTCGAAGGGGGCATGGTCTTTGGTGATATTGTACGGATTAAAAGTGCCATCGGTGGCGAGGTGGTCGCCAAGGAGATTTATATTGATGAACTCACCTCAAATACGACATTGCGTGCCAATAGTTTGATTGATATCTCACACGTCAAAGGGAGCAATAACAAATTGTGTATCGATCCCACATCAACGCACGTATATCATCAAAAGATAGAAAAAATCAATGAAGATATTAAAAAAACCAAAATAGAGTTGGTTCCTATGCCAAAACTTCTAGAGAGCAAAAAACGTTTGATAGACAACAATCGCAGTATTATAGAAGAGATAAAAAATCGGATTTCGGACTTGAAAAAAAGCAACAAACGGCCTCCGATATCTCTTATCAATAAAATCAAAGATTATCAAAAGATTGTGAACGAATATAATACATTATTAAATAACTTTAAAAACAAAAAACACCAGTTGGCCTCACTGAATGAAAATCTACTCTCCGTACAAAATCAAATCTTCTCAGCCAAGATTATCAATCGTGGTATTTGGAAAGAGTTTAATGAGTTGAAATTTAAACTCATCTCCCCAGCTTTGGAGGTGATTTATAATACAAAAGATAATGAAATCATCAGAGAAGTGACCTTGGTACATACAGGAGATAATCAGTTTGAAATCAAAAAATCAAGTGAGTATAGCGCATCATGATCATCGGAATTGAAGGAAAAATTCTCAAAAAAGAACCAACTTTTTTGCATATAAAAACAAATTCAGGCTTAGTCTATAAAGTGAATGTATCACTTTTTACCTCTTCTAGCATCAATACCGACGATATATTTTTGCATACGACACTTATCATTCGAGAAGATCATCATACCTTGTTTGGCTTTTTGGAAATGGCAGAAAAAAATATCTTCGATACGGTAGTAAAACTCAATGGAATTGGCCCATCAACCGCCTTGGCTATCTGTTCGACTTTAACACCGAGTGCGTTTGCCTCTGCACTTATGAATCAGCAGATTGAAGCTTTCACAAGAGTGCCTGGAATTGGCCCTAAAAATGCCAAACGCTTGCTGGTTGAGTTGAGTGATTTTTCACTTGAGACGATGGATGGTGGCACTATCAACAATGCGCAATCTGAAGCGATGATGGCACTGGAGAGTCTTGGGTTTAAAAAAGAGCGAATTAAAAAGGTATTGACCACGTGTAAGAGTACCGAGACCACGTTGCTAATAAAAGAAGCATTAAAAAAATTAGGATAGAGATGTATCAAGATTATAATTTTAAGATAAGTGAGTATTGATGAAAATTGCACTAGTATTTGGCGCCAATAGCTTTGAACATGAGATTAGTATTGTCAGTGCGATTGCACTGAAAAAAGTTTTGAAAAGTGAGTTGATTTATATTTTTTGTGATTATAATAGAGATTTTTATCTCATTCCAACGGACAAGATTAATTCGAAAAGATTTAGTAGCGGAGAGTACAAAAAAGATAAAAAAGTAGCGATTGGACAAGGAGGCTTTTATCAAAAAGGTCTTTTAAGTGAGAAAAAAATCGACTGCGATATCGTGATGAGCGTGGTGCATGGCAAAGATGGTGAAGATGGTAGCCTTGCTTCTTTGTTTGATTTTTTCAAGATTCCCTATATCGGTCCGAGAGTGGAGGCCAGTGTCATTAGCTACAACAAGCTTTTAACCAAACTCTATGCCAAAGAATTTGATGTCAAAACACTTCCTTATACGACACTTCAAAAAGATTCTAATCGAGATATTACACTTGAATATCCCGTGATTGTAAAGCCTACACGATTAGGGAGTTCTATTGGTATTAGTATTCCTACCAATAAAGAAGAGTTGGATTACGCTCTTGATGTTGCTTTTGAGTTTGATTCCCAAGTGATCATCGAGCCTTTTATTCGTGACATTAAAGAGTATAACCTTGCTGGTTGCAAGTGTGATGATTATCGTTTTTCTATCATCGAAGAGCCGGAAAAAAATCAGATATTGGACTTTGATAAAAAATATCTTGATTTTTCAAGAACCAAACGGGTGAATGAAGCGAATCTCTCTGATGCGTTAATCGCAAAAATACAAGAAAATTTCAAAAGATTGTATGAGCCGTTTTTCTCAGGAGCCCTCATCCGATGTGATTTTTTTGTGATTGATGATGATGTTTATATCAATGAAATCAATCCAATCCCTGGTAGTATGGCCAATTATTTGTTTGATGATTTTGATAGTATTATCAAAGATTTAGCCCATCATCTGCCACAAAGTATAAAAATTCCTCAAAATTATACCTATATTAATGATATTCAAGCAGCAAAAGGCAAATAATACGTTATAATACATAAAATTTTATGTATTATAACAAACTGCACATTAGAATACCAAAAAGGAATAACTATGATTTCTTATACCCAAAAGGAGATAGTATCGGC
This genomic window from Sulfurospirillum sp. 1612 contains:
- a CDS encoding ABC transporter ATP-binding protein; this encodes MNNNPKYILKRFTPYFKDYIPYFALAFLGMILTSAGTSATAYLVKPLLDKIFIAKDEGMLHLIPYAIILVYALKEGGRYMQTYFTEYIGQDIVRRFRDRLLENILALDIYFFHKYRSGELISRNTNDVERIKLVVSNLVPDFFREFFTILGLAGIVIYQSQELAFYSLVIMPLAIYPLSKLAKRMKKISKMSQEKISDITAKLSEIFNNIEIIKANSAEPYEHRHFQEENKRYFHLTMKSVKISALISPTMETLGSIGVTIVIIIGGKEVIEGGMSVGSFFSFLTALFMLYTPIKRISGLYNKMQDAVAASERIFFLLDQEASIKGGKVLMPERIHSIDFNNVVLKYDDKVALNGVNLSAKQGEFIAIVGDSGGGKTSLVNLLVRFFDTTKGSININGIDIRDFTLKELRDAIAIVTQRVYIFNDTVSANVAYGKSIDETRIISALKKANAYEFIESLPEGIHTQLDEFGTNLSGGQRQRIAIARAIYKNPKILILDEATSALDSKSEQKIGEAIENIIQDKITFVIAHRLSTIQKADKIVVLKHGKVEAIGNDQELLQTCREYLKLKGMQS
- the cysS gene encoding cysteine--tRNA ligase, yielding MYIYDSVLRKKVLFEPITPNVAKIYVCGPTVYDDAHLGHARSSVAFDLLRRTLSALGYDVTFVKNFTDIDDKIINKMNTSGKSLETITHAYIQSYKNEMHELGVLDADIEPKATQTLQEIIAFIEVLLEKKIAYTLDDGIYFDTSKDNQYLTLSHMVLEETNMQSRVKTNDDKKNQKDFALWKFSKEGEPTYSASFGAGRPGWHIECSCMIEKHLANPHGHYQIDIHAGGADLLFPHHENEAAQTRCKSGQELSKYWMHNGFVTINGEKMSKSLGNSFFLKDALRAYDGEILRFYLLATHYRANFNFSEEDLLQTKKRLDKIYRLKKRIYGIKASSVSVPFKTALLEALSDDLNISVALAAIDEMVSLSNEKLDAEPKNKGLKQTISADIEYLDTLLGIGYKDPYEYFQLGITEEEKNKINTLVEARLQAKKNKDYAQADAIRATLKEMKIQLMDTANTTQWEKIDEQ
- the murJ gene encoding murein biosynthesis integral membrane protein MurJ, which encodes MFLKSFFTNSIGILISRIFGFIRDLLTASILGANLYSDIFFVAFKLPNLFRRIFAEGAFAQSFIPNFTKSRIKSLFTYRIFIKFFLFLILLSLLVSVFNNFFTKVIAIGFDEKDIELASTFVAINFYYLPLIFCVSFFASLLQYKNHFATTAFSTALLNIALITALLLSRDLTKVEIVYAMSYAVLIGGILQVIAHLIALYKKGLLKIFYVGYRYTRSDKKDKQTETFFKAFYHAIVGNSTAQVSAFLDTWLASFLASGSISYLYYGNRVFQLPLALFAIALSVGIFPKIARMLKSDHHDKALRLMGQSFWFLTFILCLSMVVGLILSDEIVKLLFQRGSFNATNAYHTSRVLSMYLIGLLPFGLSKIFSLWLYSQNQQNIAAKISIYSLVTNVILSLALIAPLGVEGLALASSVSGFVLLFFTIKAFGFNLFLDIISFKKTILLFAVIAVEIVVLLKFKEIIDVYL
- a CDS encoding flagellar assembly protein A → MGLFGSSHKNTKETDTHEKEDEFKSVIIDTEHVVDELKNLSAVYNISPRDLSFKILKILTSYKIEKNEDYKEVTGEDFEIFHDNDFLLNPELKIKQHFKVEIFKKPKKELHALPEIVLGGNKSLTKIIATAKQNFEIRYYEGLEEKIIEDINIKKIRSNILVGIRDEAMHREVKKLVAMIRVKNLLENDFVFVVCQGVEKVDSIDDKLLFHYKNKLKPKDGNDRVDYARRGYVLAVSSGEPIIEYVKAQNGTPGRNCQGKFLSVTEATSQYDGNLNISENITKKEDDNKILYVANQSGYVNIDNGVYDIKDNMEIESVDFKSTGSIETDINSNVTINIKESDALKDAIGPGMSVETSELNIEGNIGSGATVKTKKLVVKGQTHKTSKLESEFANIAVHRGEVSGREIEIERLEGGMVFGDIVRIKSAIGGEVVAKEIYIDELTSNTTLRANSLIDISHVKGSNNKLCIDPTSTHVYHQKIEKINEDIKKTKIELVPMPKLLESKKRLIDNNRSIIEEIKNRISDLKKSNKRPPISLINKIKDYQKIVNEYNTLLNNFKNKKHQLASLNENLLSVQNQIFSAKIINRGIWKEFNELKFKLISPALEVIYNTKDNEIIREVTLVHTGDNQFEIKKSSEYSAS
- the ruvA gene encoding Holliday junction branch migration protein RuvA, coding for MIIGIEGKILKKEPTFLHIKTNSGLVYKVNVSLFTSSSINTDDIFLHTTLIIREDHHTLFGFLEMAEKNIFDTVVKLNGIGPSTALAICSTLTPSAFASALMNQQIEAFTRVPGIGPKNAKRLLVELSDFSLETMDGGTINNAQSEAMMALESLGFKKERIKKVLTTCKSTETTLLIKEALKKLG
- a CDS encoding D-alanine--D-alanine ligase, encoding MKIALVFGANSFEHEISIVSAIALKKVLKSELIYIFCDYNRDFYLIPTDKINSKRFSSGEYKKDKKVAIGQGGFYQKGLLSEKKIDCDIVMSVVHGKDGEDGSLASLFDFFKIPYIGPRVEASVISYNKLLTKLYAKEFDVKTLPYTTLQKDSNRDITLEYPVIVKPTRLGSSIGISIPTNKEELDYALDVAFEFDSQVIIEPFIRDIKEYNLAGCKCDDYRFSIIEEPEKNQILDFDKKYLDFSRTKRVNEANLSDALIAKIQENFKRLYEPFFSGALIRCDFFVIDDDVYINEINPIPGSMANYLFDDFDSIIKDLAHHLPQSIKIPQNYTYINDIQAAKGK